Proteins co-encoded in one Setaria viridis chromosome 9, Setaria_viridis_v4.0, whole genome shotgun sequence genomic window:
- the LOC117837069 gene encoding flotillin-like protein 1, with the protein MGFVYRIASPSEYLAITGYGINDVKLAKKAWIAPGQRCTRFDISPVNYTFEVQAMSAEKLPFILPAVFTIGPRSDDEECLLRYAKLISPHDKLSHHVNELVKGVIEGETRVLAASMTMEEIFRGTKSFKQAVFENVQLELNQFGLIIYNANVKQLVDVPGHEYFSYLGQKTQQEAVNQAKVDVAEARMKGEVGAKEREGTTRQNAAKVDAETKVYTVKRQGEGAKEEARVKAEVKVFENEREAEVAAANSELAMKKAGWEQQARVAEVEAAKAVAIRDAELQAEVERRNAARQTEKLKAEHLSKAVVDFEMKVQQANWELYNRQKAAEAKLFEQEKEAEARRAAAEASFFARRREAEAELYAKQKEAEGLAAMGEAQSAYLTAMLGALGGSYGALRDYLMVSSGVYQEMARINADAIRGLEPKISVWSGGAGGEGGDASGGGAMKELAGVYKMLPPLLTTVHEQTGMLPPAWMGTLTGGPSTSS; encoded by the coding sequence ATGGGGTTCGTCTACCGGATCGCGAGCCCGTCGGAGTACCTGGCGATCACGGGGTACGGCATCAACGACGTGAAGCTCGCGAAGAAGGCATGGATCGCGCCGGGGCAGCGCTGCACCCGCTTCGACATCTCCCCCGTCAACTACACCTTCGAGGTGCAGGCCATGAGCGCGGAGAAGCTCCCCTTTATCCTCCCGGCCGTCTTCACCATCGGCCCCCGCTCCGACGACGAGGAGTGCCTCCTCCGCTACGCCAAACTCATCTCCCCCCACGACAAGCTCTCCCACCACGTAAACGAGCTGGTCAAGGGCGTCATCGAGGGCGAGACCCGCGTGCTGGCGGCGTCCATGACCATGGAGGAGATCTTCCGCGGCACCAAGTCCTTCAAGCAGGCCGTCTTCGAGAACGTGCAGCTGGAGCTCAACCAGTTCGGCCTCATCATCTACAACGCCAACGTGAAGCAGCTGGTGGACGTGCCCGGCCACGAGTACTTCTCGTACCTGGGCCAGAAGACCCAGCAGGAGGCCGTGAACCAGGCCAAGGTGGACGTCGCCGAGGCCCGGATGAAGGGCGAGGTCGGCGCCAAGGAGCGGGAGGGGACGACGCGGCAGAACGCCGCCAAGGTGGACGCGGAGACCAAGGTGTACACGGTGAAGCGGCAGGGGGAGGGCGCCAAGGAGGAGGCCAGGGTGAAGGCGGAGGTGAAGGTGTTCGAGAACGAgcgcgaggcggaggtggcggcggccaacTCGGAGCTGGCGATGAAGAAGGCCGGGTGGGAACAGCAGGCGCGGGTGGCGGAGGTAGAGGCGGCCAAGGCGGTGGCGATCCGGGACGCCGAGCTGcaggcggaggtggagcgccGGAACGCGGCGAGGCAGACGGAGAAGCTCAAGGCGGAGCACCTCAGCAAGGCCGTCGTCGACTTCGAGATGAAGGTGCAGCAGGCCAACTGGGAGCTCTACAACCGGCAGAAGGCCGCGGAGGCGAAACTGTTCGAACAGgagaaggaggcggaggcgcgccgggcggcggctgaGGCGTCGTTCTTCGCACGGCGGagggaggccgaggcggagctCTACGCCAAGCAGAAGGAGGCCGAGGGGCTGGCGGCCATGGGCGAGGCCCAGAGCGCGTACCTGACGGCGATGCTCGGCGCGCTTGGGGGCAGCTACGGCGCGCTGCGGGACTACCTGATGGTCAGCTCGGGCGTGTACCAGGAGATGGCGCGCATCAACGCCGACGCCATCAGGGGGCTCGAGCCCAAGATCAGCGTgtggagcggcggcgccggtggagagGGCGGCGatgccagcggcggcggcgcgatgaAGGAGCTGGCGGGTGTGTACAagatgctgccgccgctgctgacGACGGTGCACGAGCAGACAGGGATGCTGCCGCCGGCGTGGATGGGCACTCTGACGGGCGGCCCCTCAACGTCTAGCTGA